In the Quercus lobata isolate SW786 chromosome 5, ValleyOak3.0 Primary Assembly, whole genome shotgun sequence genome, one interval contains:
- the LOC115989761 gene encoding pumilio homolog 23-like isoform X2, with translation MGEDNQSYKQGKRKKGMNRKASGERHGFDGYNSNKNASGKMSDGSMKARKSSEHQNTSVSQTTHVRKQVDPEMAKYFLEIANLFESSEVDLEERSVICGNALEETRGKELEVATDYIISHTLQTLLEGCDVDHLCGFLRSCAKDFLYIAMDRSGSHVAETAIKSLAKHLQDNDAYSVIEEALTMLCKVVVANPVDLMRCCYGSHVLRSLLCLCKGVTIDSTEFHVTKSSTVLAERLNFKASQRDGDDPPQLQQGFPDLLKFLVSGMLNCTRKDIMTLQVDQFSSFVLQTALKLLVGNDEELLHVILILLGCTKKDFVEGNFIEMAVVRDVVDLMKETSFSHLMEVILEVAPEILYNEIFTKIFKNSLFELSSHHCGNFVVQSLISHARHQDQMDLIWEELGPKFKDLLEMGRSGVIASLIAASQRLHCYEQKCCQALAAAACSVDEAPKYIVPRILFLDNYFRSENKALWTWTSGVKMHVMGSLILQAVFRYQSEYIQPYILSITIMEADHVLEVAKDAGGARVIEAFLSSDASAKLKRRLVAKLRGHFGELSMQSSGSFTVEKCFTASNMSLREAIVSELVTVQSELSRTKQGPHLLRKLDVDRFASRPDQWRSKQTSKQSTYKEFYTTFGSSEAKSSKHDGFLVDTPKNSSHPKDLKEMRKEIDHHLSSGVPFLSMSGSKRKPKKTDQRSGKYPKNSVDDDITKAKKKKLDKKKGHGGSENAGAAVKKQKT, from the exons ATGGGTGAGGACAATCAATCATATAAAcagggaaaaaggaaaaagggcaTGAACAGAAAGGCTAGTGGAGAAAGACATGGCTTTGATGGGTACAATTCCAACAAAAATGCATCTGGAAAAATGAGTGATGGATCCATGAAAGCCAGAAAATCCTCAGAGCATCAAAATACCTCGGTATCACAAACAACTCATGTCAG GAAACAGGTTGACCCTGAAATGGCAAAGTATTTCTTGGAAATTGCAAATCTTTTTGAAAGTAGTGAGGTAGACCTGGAGGAACGTTCAGTTATATGTGGTAATGCTCTCGAAGAAACCAGGGGAAAAGAACTTGAAGTTGCAACAGATTATATCATAAGCCACACTTTGCAAACCCTCCTTGAGGGCTGTGATGTGGACCACCTTTGTGGTTTTCTTCGAAGCTGTGCAAAGGACTTCCTTTATATTGCAATGGATAGATCTGGTTCTCATGTAGCTGAGACAGCTATTAAGTCTTTAGCTAAGCATCTTCAGGACAATGATGCCTACTCAGTTATTGAAGAGGCTTTAACAATGTTATGCAAG GTTGTTGTAGCCAATCCTGTTGATTTGATGCGTTGCTGTTATGGATCTCATGTCCTTCGAAGTCTTCTTTGCCTTTGTAAAGGAGTAACAATAGATTCTACAGAGTTTCATGTCACAAAGTCATCGACTGTTCTTGCTGAACGATTAAATTTTAAAGCATCCCAAAGGGATGGAGACGATCCTCCACAACTTCAGCAGGGATTCCCAGATTTATTAAAGTTCCTCGTGTCAGGAATGTTGAATTGTACCAGAAAAGACATTATGACCCTGCAAGTTGATCAGTTTAGCAGTTTTGTTTTGCAG ACAGCTCTGAAGTTATTGGTGGGAAATGATGAAGAGTTACTGCATGTAATTCTTATCCTTCTTGGCTGCACCAAGAAAGATTTTGTGGAAGGAAATTTCATAGAAATGGCTGTGGTGCGAGATGTTGTAGATTTGATGAAAGAAACTTCGTTTAGCCATTTAATGGAG gtgattttggaaGTGGCTCCTGAAATCTTGTACAATGAAATattcacaaaaattttcaagaattcATTGTTTGAACTTTCATCTCATCATTGTGGAAACTTTGTTGTTCAATCACTGATTTCTCATGCGAGACATCAAGATCAA ATGGATTTGATTTGGGAGGAACTTGGTCCAAAATTTAAGGATCTTCTTGAAATGGGAAGATCAGGAGTTATTGCTTCACTCATTGCAGCAAGTCAAAGGCTTCATTGTTACGAACAAAAG TGTTGTCAGGCCCTTGCTGCTGCAGCATGTTCAGTAGATGAGGCTCCCAAATACATTGTTCCTAGAATACTATTCCTTGACAACTACTTCCGCAGTGAAAATAAGGCCCTTTGGACCTGGACTAGTGGTGTCAAAATGCACGTCATGGGTTCTCTTATTCTGCAGGCAGTTTTTCGATATCAAAGT GAATATATTCAGCCTTATATTTTGAGTATTACAATCATGGAAGCTGATCATGTACTTGAAGTAGCAAAAGATGCTGGGGGAGCACGTGTTATTGAAGCTTTTCTAAGTTCAGATGCTTCTGCAAAACTAAAGCGCAGATTGGTTGCAAA GCTTCGAGGCCATTTTGGAGAGCTTTCAATGCAGTCATCAGGTTCATTTACTGTTGAGAAGTGTTTCACTGCTAGTAACATGTCACTAAGAGAGGCCATAGTATCTGAGTTGGTAACTGTGCAAAGTGAACTTTCCAGGACAAAGCAAGGCCCTCATCTCTTAAGAAAATTAGATGTTGACAG ATTTGCTTCCCGACCTGATCAGTGGAGGTCAAAACAAACATCAAAACAATCAACTTACAAAGAGTTCTACACTACGTTTGGATCTAGTGAGGCCAAGTCGTCCAAACATGATGGTTTTCTTGTTGATACGCCCAAGAACTCATCACACCCAAAAGACTTGAAGGAAATGAGGAAGGAGATTGACCATCACCTGTCTTCTGGTGTACCATTTTTGAGCATGTCAGGCTCTAAGCGCAAGCCAAAAAAAACAGATCAGCGCAGTGGGAAATATCCAAAAAATTCAGTGGATGATGATATCACcaaggcaaaaaagaaaaagttggacAAGAAAAAAGGTCATGGTGGGTCTGAGAATGCTGGAGCAGCAGTGAAAAAACAGAAGACATAA
- the LOC115989761 gene encoding pumilio homolog 23-like isoform X1 codes for MVSVGSKALPLRRRRTCNFVEDSIMGEDNQSYKQGKRKKGMNRKASGERHGFDGYNSNKNASGKMSDGSMKARKSSEHQNTSVSQTTHVRKQVDPEMAKYFLEIANLFESSEVDLEERSVICGNALEETRGKELEVATDYIISHTLQTLLEGCDVDHLCGFLRSCAKDFLYIAMDRSGSHVAETAIKSLAKHLQDNDAYSVIEEALTMLCKVVVANPVDLMRCCYGSHVLRSLLCLCKGVTIDSTEFHVTKSSTVLAERLNFKASQRDGDDPPQLQQGFPDLLKFLVSGMLNCTRKDIMTLQVDQFSSFVLQTALKLLVGNDEELLHVILILLGCTKKDFVEGNFIEMAVVRDVVDLMKETSFSHLMEVILEVAPEILYNEIFTKIFKNSLFELSSHHCGNFVVQSLISHARHQDQMDLIWEELGPKFKDLLEMGRSGVIASLIAASQRLHCYEQKCCQALAAAACSVDEAPKYIVPRILFLDNYFRSENKALWTWTSGVKMHVMGSLILQAVFRYQSEYIQPYILSITIMEADHVLEVAKDAGGARVIEAFLSSDASAKLKRRLVAKLRGHFGELSMQSSGSFTVEKCFTASNMSLREAIVSELVTVQSELSRTKQGPHLLRKLDVDRFASRPDQWRSKQTSKQSTYKEFYTTFGSSEAKSSKHDGFLVDTPKNSSHPKDLKEMRKEIDHHLSSGVPFLSMSGSKRKPKKTDQRSGKYPKNSVDDDITKAKKKKLDKKKGHGGSENAGAAVKKQKT; via the exons ATGGTTTCTGTTGGTTCAAAAGCATTGCCGTTGAGAAGACGCAGGACCTGTAACTTTGTGGAGGATAGTATAATGGGTGAGGACAATCAATCATATAAAcagggaaaaaggaaaaagggcaTGAACAGAAAGGCTAGTGGAGAAAGACATGGCTTTGATGGGTACAATTCCAACAAAAATGCATCTGGAAAAATGAGTGATGGATCCATGAAAGCCAGAAAATCCTCAGAGCATCAAAATACCTCGGTATCACAAACAACTCATGTCAG GAAACAGGTTGACCCTGAAATGGCAAAGTATTTCTTGGAAATTGCAAATCTTTTTGAAAGTAGTGAGGTAGACCTGGAGGAACGTTCAGTTATATGTGGTAATGCTCTCGAAGAAACCAGGGGAAAAGAACTTGAAGTTGCAACAGATTATATCATAAGCCACACTTTGCAAACCCTCCTTGAGGGCTGTGATGTGGACCACCTTTGTGGTTTTCTTCGAAGCTGTGCAAAGGACTTCCTTTATATTGCAATGGATAGATCTGGTTCTCATGTAGCTGAGACAGCTATTAAGTCTTTAGCTAAGCATCTTCAGGACAATGATGCCTACTCAGTTATTGAAGAGGCTTTAACAATGTTATGCAAG GTTGTTGTAGCCAATCCTGTTGATTTGATGCGTTGCTGTTATGGATCTCATGTCCTTCGAAGTCTTCTTTGCCTTTGTAAAGGAGTAACAATAGATTCTACAGAGTTTCATGTCACAAAGTCATCGACTGTTCTTGCTGAACGATTAAATTTTAAAGCATCCCAAAGGGATGGAGACGATCCTCCACAACTTCAGCAGGGATTCCCAGATTTATTAAAGTTCCTCGTGTCAGGAATGTTGAATTGTACCAGAAAAGACATTATGACCCTGCAAGTTGATCAGTTTAGCAGTTTTGTTTTGCAG ACAGCTCTGAAGTTATTGGTGGGAAATGATGAAGAGTTACTGCATGTAATTCTTATCCTTCTTGGCTGCACCAAGAAAGATTTTGTGGAAGGAAATTTCATAGAAATGGCTGTGGTGCGAGATGTTGTAGATTTGATGAAAGAAACTTCGTTTAGCCATTTAATGGAG gtgattttggaaGTGGCTCCTGAAATCTTGTACAATGAAATattcacaaaaattttcaagaattcATTGTTTGAACTTTCATCTCATCATTGTGGAAACTTTGTTGTTCAATCACTGATTTCTCATGCGAGACATCAAGATCAA ATGGATTTGATTTGGGAGGAACTTGGTCCAAAATTTAAGGATCTTCTTGAAATGGGAAGATCAGGAGTTATTGCTTCACTCATTGCAGCAAGTCAAAGGCTTCATTGTTACGAACAAAAG TGTTGTCAGGCCCTTGCTGCTGCAGCATGTTCAGTAGATGAGGCTCCCAAATACATTGTTCCTAGAATACTATTCCTTGACAACTACTTCCGCAGTGAAAATAAGGCCCTTTGGACCTGGACTAGTGGTGTCAAAATGCACGTCATGGGTTCTCTTATTCTGCAGGCAGTTTTTCGATATCAAAGT GAATATATTCAGCCTTATATTTTGAGTATTACAATCATGGAAGCTGATCATGTACTTGAAGTAGCAAAAGATGCTGGGGGAGCACGTGTTATTGAAGCTTTTCTAAGTTCAGATGCTTCTGCAAAACTAAAGCGCAGATTGGTTGCAAA GCTTCGAGGCCATTTTGGAGAGCTTTCAATGCAGTCATCAGGTTCATTTACTGTTGAGAAGTGTTTCACTGCTAGTAACATGTCACTAAGAGAGGCCATAGTATCTGAGTTGGTAACTGTGCAAAGTGAACTTTCCAGGACAAAGCAAGGCCCTCATCTCTTAAGAAAATTAGATGTTGACAG ATTTGCTTCCCGACCTGATCAGTGGAGGTCAAAACAAACATCAAAACAATCAACTTACAAAGAGTTCTACACTACGTTTGGATCTAGTGAGGCCAAGTCGTCCAAACATGATGGTTTTCTTGTTGATACGCCCAAGAACTCATCACACCCAAAAGACTTGAAGGAAATGAGGAAGGAGATTGACCATCACCTGTCTTCTGGTGTACCATTTTTGAGCATGTCAGGCTCTAAGCGCAAGCCAAAAAAAACAGATCAGCGCAGTGGGAAATATCCAAAAAATTCAGTGGATGATGATATCACcaaggcaaaaaagaaaaagttggacAAGAAAAAAGGTCATGGTGGGTCTGAGAATGCTGGAGCAGCAGTGAAAAAACAGAAGACATAA
- the LOC115992016 gene encoding eukaryotic translation initiation factor 5B-like: MPKKTSSKKARQVQENNNAVEEEKPSPVTKKSSSKKAKQMQENNNAVEEENPFPVTKKSSSKKAKQMQESNNAVEEEKLSSVQKKAVSEIDEIFAGKKRKKSESEKTEKPNEEATGNPKKTKKKKKDKGSNDSEFAEPPSRPRKRTNDGFTIYTEEELGIDKSDAGCTPLCPFDCSCCF, from the coding sequence ATGCCGAAAAAAACTTCTTCTAAAAAGGCTAGGCAAGtgcaagaaaataataatgctgtggaagaagaaaaacccTCTCCGGTGACAAAGAAGAGTTCTTCCAAAAAGGCTAAGCAAatgcaagaaaataataatgCTGTGGAAGAAGAAAATCCCTTTCCGGTGACAAAAAAGAGTTCTTCCAAAAAGGCTAAACAAATGCAAGAAAGTAATAATGCTGTGGAAGAAGAAAAACTCTCTTCGGTGCAGAAAAAGGCTGTTAGTGAAATAGATGAAATCTTTGcaggaaagaaaaggaagaagtcTGAATCTGAAAAGACTGAAAAGCCTAATGAAGAAGCAACTGGAAATCCTAAGAAGactaagaaaaagaagaaggataaagGTTCTAATGATAGCGAGTTTGCTGAGCCACCTTCCCGgccaagaaaaagaacaaatgaTGGGTTTACTATTTACACTGAAGAGGAGTTGGGTATTGATAAGTCTGATGCTGGATGTACCCCATTATGTCCATTTGattgttcttgttgtttttgA